A stretch of the Candidatus Binatia bacterium genome encodes the following:
- a CDS encoding nuclear transport factor 2 family protein, with translation MTAIEKLEARVDRLETRTAIEELATNYAVACDEHDISKLQNLFTEDAVFKSPSSFLHSTGREAITTMFIEVLKTRGPGYHWTHDLIVEFDDDPDTARGTVYSHAETTPAGVVSIAAMKYKDKYRRESGVWYFSERELHFFYYVPINEYVDTLNQEDRLTVGGDKRPADFPESSPSWKDFDKTYK, from the coding sequence ATGACAGCAATTGAAAAACTGGAGGCTCGGGTTGATCGGCTCGAAACAAGAACAGCCATCGAGGAATTGGCCACGAACTATGCTGTGGCCTGCGACGAGCACGATATCTCCAAATTACAGAATCTCTTCACTGAGGATGCCGTCTTCAAATCTCCGAGCAGCTTCCTCCATTCCACGGGCCGGGAAGCGATCACCACGATGTTCATCGAGGTGCTGAAAACGCGCGGCCCCGGCTACCATTGGACGCATGACTTGATCGTGGAGTTCGACGACGATCCCGACACGGCCCGAGGAACCGTCTACAGCCACGCGGAAACAACGCCTGCCGGGGTCGTGAGCATCGCCGCGATGAAATACAAGGACAAGTACCGACGCGAATCGGGAGTCTGGTATTTCAGTGAGCGTGAACTCCACTTTTTCTACTACGTACCCATCAACGAGTACGTCGATACGCTCAATCAGGAAGATCGCCTCACCGTTGGCGGGGATAAACGCCCTGCGGATTTCCCGGAGTCCTCCCCAAGCTGGAAAGACTTCGACAAGACTTACAAATGA
- the gloA gene encoding lactoylglutathione lyase codes for MTNTPSNIRLNQTMLRIKDPKLSLPFYCDVIGMELLERFDFEKMNFSLYFLGFKGALEGERPDDRGDRVEWLFRQNALLELTHNWGTESDADFAGYHHGNDEPQGFGHIGITVPDVHAICERFEKLQVPFVKRPNDGSMKGLAFIQDPDGYWIEVLSPHGLRDIIAEHSSEASDASSRA; via the coding sequence ATGACAAACACACCAAGCAACATTCGACTCAATCAGACCATGCTGCGGATCAAGGACCCGAAGCTCTCCCTGCCCTTTTATTGCGACGTGATCGGCATGGAACTTCTGGAGAGATTCGACTTCGAGAAAATGAATTTTTCCCTGTACTTTCTCGGCTTCAAGGGAGCACTCGAAGGCGAGCGCCCGGACGACCGGGGGGACCGCGTGGAATGGCTCTTTCGTCAGAACGCCTTGTTGGAACTCACTCATAATTGGGGAACCGAGAGCGACGCAGATTTCGCCGGCTACCATCATGGCAATGATGAACCGCAGGGGTTCGGCCATATCGGAATTACCGTTCCCGATGTCCATGCCATATGCGAGCGATTCGAGAAGCTGCAGGTACCGTTCGTCAAGCGGCCCAACGACGGCTCGATGAAAGGATTGGCCTTTATTCAGGACCCGGATGGCTACTGGATCGAAGTCCTCTCCCCACACGGCTTGCGAGATATTATCGCCGAGCATAGCTCCGAAGCCTCCGACGCTTCGTCCCGCGCTTAA
- a CDS encoding SDR family oxidoreductase has translation MDLGIQGKTALVAAASDGLGKAVALRLAAEGAHIVICARNAERLQSATAEIQSANPEVRVNGFETDLSLADDIEQLGTQLEHHDLNIDILVNNAGGPPPGSCDDVADEQWRQAFDLTMMSTVRLTRLALGQMRAQRWGRIINITSYSVKQPMPQMVLSNSIRMGVIGWAKTLSNEVASDGITVNNVCPGWTRTGRVDQLLRARSKETGIAPEEIQKALIADIPSKRMGEVAEFADVVAFLASARASYVTGTTLPVDGGAVRAAM, from the coding sequence ATGGACCTGGGAATACAGGGAAAAACCGCTCTTGTAGCCGCGGCCAGCGATGGCCTCGGCAAAGCCGTGGCGCTACGCCTGGCCGCGGAGGGCGCCCATATCGTAATCTGTGCGCGGAATGCCGAACGCCTGCAATCCGCCACCGCCGAGATCCAATCCGCCAACCCCGAGGTGCGGGTCAACGGTTTCGAAACCGATCTGAGCCTCGCCGACGATATCGAACAACTCGGCACGCAGTTGGAGCATCATGATCTGAACATCGATATCCTCGTCAACAACGCGGGCGGCCCTCCTCCCGGGTCCTGCGACGACGTCGCGGATGAACAATGGCGGCAGGCTTTCGACCTGACCATGATGTCAACAGTGCGGTTGACCCGTTTGGCTTTGGGACAGATGCGCGCACAGCGGTGGGGACGGATCATCAACATCACGTCCTACTCCGTCAAGCAGCCGATGCCCCAGATGGTCCTCTCGAACAGCATCCGCATGGGCGTCATCGGTTGGGCCAAAACGCTCAGCAACGAGGTGGCCAGCGATGGCATCACCGTGAACAACGTTTGTCCCGGATGGACGCGGACGGGTCGCGTCGATCAACTACTACGCGCACGGTCAAAAGAGACGGGCATCGCGCCCGAGGAGATCCAGAAGGCCCTGATTGCCGATATTCCAAGCAAACGCATGGGCGAAGTAGCCGAATTCGCTGATGTCGTCGCCTTCCTCGCCTCGGCAAGAGCCTCCTACGTCACCGGGACGACGCTACCCGTGGATGGTGGTGCTGTGCGCGCGGCCATGTAG
- a CDS encoding amidohydrolase family protein: MKMQSARSIDVHAHAVLPGTMGSAGRYGPEIGSDGADQPWFRVGEYRLEGVRYRGSAFMDVDVRLAKMAEAEIEFQILSPNPLTYFHHIEPDLAISYCRQHNDELAAVVAKQPQRLAALAALPMQSPDAACEELKRAVQELGMLGACIGSELPLPLDSAELDDFYTALCDLDVPLFIHPAPSGIDGPSGDPRLQRFELEIMLGFAAQEALTIATLILGGVMTRHPKLDVCLSHGGGAIAVVAERLADATRRRPWSPDALRPDGAFEALLSRFWLDNHVHDDSLLPRLEGFVGAEHIVLGTNFSGWDQPQRIQLDAPRTQQMADNARRLLRATS, from the coding sequence ATGAAGATGCAATCAGCTCGCTCTATTGATGTTCACGCGCACGCGGTCCTGCCCGGTACGATGGGTAGCGCCGGTCGCTATGGGCCGGAAATCGGCTCGGACGGTGCGGACCAACCATGGTTTCGTGTCGGAGAATATCGTCTCGAGGGAGTACGTTATCGCGGAAGTGCGTTTATGGACGTGGATGTCCGTCTGGCGAAGATGGCCGAGGCCGAGATCGAATTCCAGATCCTGTCTCCGAACCCGCTGACCTATTTTCACCATATCGAGCCCGACCTCGCGATCAGCTATTGCCGCCAGCACAACGACGAACTCGCGGCCGTCGTCGCCAAGCAACCGCAGCGACTGGCCGCGCTCGCGGCCCTGCCGATGCAGAGCCCTGATGCGGCGTGCGAAGAGCTGAAACGAGCCGTGCAAGAACTCGGCATGTTGGGGGCCTGCATCGGCTCGGAGCTTCCCCTGCCGCTGGACAGTGCCGAACTCGACGATTTTTATACAGCACTCTGCGACCTGGATGTGCCCTTGTTCATCCACCCCGCCCCGTCCGGCATCGATGGTCCATCGGGCGACCCGCGGCTGCAACGATTCGAACTGGAAATCATGCTCGGTTTCGCAGCACAGGAAGCATTGACGATCGCGACCCTGATCCTGGGCGGCGTCATGACGCGCCACCCCAAGCTCGACGTCTGCCTCAGCCACGGCGGCGGCGCGATCGCCGTCGTCGCAGAGCGACTGGCGGACGCGACCCGGCGCAGGCCCTGGAGCCCTGACGCCCTGCGCCCCGACGGGGCGTTTGAAGCACTGCTTTCGCGTTTTTGGCTGGACAACCATGTTCACGACGATAGTTTGTTGCCGCGTCTGGAAGGTTTCGTAGGCGCAGAGCATATCGTATTGGGAACGAACTTTTCGGGATGGGATCAACCTCAGAGAATTCAGCTCGATGCGCCCCGAACACAGCAAATGGCCGACAACGCGCGGCGTTTATTAAGAGCCACCTCATGA
- a CDS encoding amidohydrolase family protein, with the protein MSDSKADFLLDNGRIIDGLGNEAFDGSVRIESGHISRVHTAAETIELPESTRRIDVGGMTIMPGLIDAHCHISFDEPSSNDELFFHRREGLSAIIAARNVQKLVRAGVTGFMDPDSLYETSIDLRDAIEAGIIYGPRMAVGGNALLTSVGGTAGRLLPDEGRRGYGKIVASRDEIVAEVRRQVKIGVDWIKVHVTGLSPRMQCEGELQVWNYSELQLVADTAHELDTPVVGHCRGASSIRDSARAGFDLILHATHMDEEALEAVVATRTPIAPTFTFQANLAEYGAGVGASPSLQELFKREISASSVMLKRAFDAGVPLLCGTESGFSITPYGDWHYRELEVFIESIGLTPLETIKAATSDNAFALRLEGKTGAIEAGRLADVIVVDGDPLADVTVLGELERIKQVYIGGVAQSTEPLRPVRKDPPGWRVGHYGNRILNYEFVQNEKK; encoded by the coding sequence ATGAGTGATTCCAAAGCCGATTTTCTACTCGACAATGGCCGTATCATCGATGGCCTCGGCAACGAGGCTTTCGACGGCAGCGTACGGATCGAGTCCGGCCATATCAGCCGCGTCCATACCGCGGCCGAAACCATTGAATTGCCGGAATCGACCCGCCGCATCGATGTGGGCGGCATGACGATCATGCCGGGCCTGATCGATGCCCATTGCCACATCAGCTTTGACGAGCCGAGCTCCAATGACGAGCTCTTTTTCCATCGGCGCGAAGGACTGTCAGCGATTATTGCGGCTCGAAACGTCCAGAAGTTGGTGCGCGCCGGCGTCACCGGTTTCATGGACCCGGACTCGTTATACGAGACCAGCATCGACCTCCGCGATGCCATCGAAGCGGGGATCATCTACGGCCCGCGCATGGCGGTCGGGGGCAACGCCTTGCTGACATCCGTCGGTGGGACAGCCGGACGCCTCCTCCCCGATGAGGGCCGCCGCGGTTACGGAAAAATCGTCGCGAGTCGCGACGAAATCGTTGCCGAGGTCCGGCGACAAGTGAAGATCGGGGTCGACTGGATCAAGGTACACGTCACCGGCCTCTCACCACGGATGCAATGTGAAGGTGAGTTGCAGGTTTGGAACTATAGCGAGTTGCAACTGGTCGCGGACACAGCTCACGAACTCGACACGCCCGTCGTCGGCCATTGCCGGGGTGCCAGCAGTATCCGGGACTCGGCCCGGGCCGGCTTTGACCTGATCCTGCACGCAACGCATATGGACGAAGAAGCCCTCGAAGCGGTCGTCGCGACGCGCACACCCATCGCGCCCACCTTCACCTTTCAGGCCAACCTCGCGGAATACGGCGCGGGTGTCGGCGCGTCCCCTTCCTTGCAGGAATTGTTCAAACGGGAGATATCGGCGAGTTCCGTCATGCTGAAGCGGGCCTTCGACGCGGGTGTCCCGCTTCTCTGTGGCACCGAGAGCGGGTTTTCGATCACACCCTACGGAGACTGGCACTACCGGGAGCTGGAAGTCTTCATCGAGAGCATCGGCTTGACCCCCCTCGAGACCATCAAGGCAGCTACCAGCGACAATGCCTTTGCCTTGCGCCTCGAAGGCAAGACCGGAGCGATCGAAGCCGGACGCCTTGCCGATGTGATTGTGGTGGACGGAGATCCGCTCGCCGACGTGACCGTCCTCGGCGAGCTTGAAAGAATCAAGCAGGTCTATATCGGCGGCGTGGCACAATCTACGGAGCCCCTCCGGCCCGTTCGCAAGGACCCCCCCGGTTGGCGGGTCGGTCATTATGGCAACCGAATCCTGAATTATGAGTTTGTACAGAACGAGAAAAAATAG
- a CDS encoding SDR family NAD(P)-dependent oxidoreductase, producing MPSMIVTGAAHGLGKCIAEHAARAGYQVGVLDLVLEEAQEVAHDIGGTAMVADVSDATSVEEAFEKFGETPDVLINNAGILRTGSLLEHGVEDFRRVIDVNLTSVFIASQVAARRMKEAAGGCIINMSSVNGINPSTNCGAYATAKTGVIALTKQMSMEWGEHNIRVNSIAPGFIDAGMQSPFFENPTVRQLRSNAVPLKRLGHADDVAEAALFLASDKAGYISGENITIDGGVIHSVLMQLPRS from the coding sequence ATGCCTTCCATGATCGTGACCGGAGCCGCCCACGGCCTCGGCAAATGTATCGCAGAACATGCAGCGCGAGCAGGTTATCAGGTCGGCGTGCTCGACCTCGTCCTCGAAGAAGCACAGGAAGTTGCCCACGATATCGGCGGCACCGCCATGGTCGCCGACGTAAGCGATGCCACATCCGTGGAAGAAGCATTCGAGAAGTTTGGAGAAACGCCCGATGTGCTGATCAACAACGCCGGTATTTTGCGCACCGGGTCTCTGCTCGAGCATGGAGTCGAGGATTTCCGGCGGGTCATCGATGTGAATCTGACAAGCGTCTTCATCGCGTCTCAGGTCGCCGCCCGGCGGATGAAAGAAGCGGCCGGTGGTTGCATCATCAACATGTCCTCGGTCAACGGCATCAACCCGTCGACCAATTGTGGTGCCTATGCAACCGCAAAAACCGGCGTCATCGCCTTGACCAAACAAATGTCGATGGAATGGGGCGAGCACAATATCCGGGTCAATTCGATCGCACCCGGATTCATTGACGCGGGCATGCAAAGCCCGTTTTTCGAAAATCCGACCGTACGCCAGCTGCGCTCGAACGCCGTCCCGCTCAAGCGGCTCGGCCACGCCGATGATGTCGCCGAAGCCGCGCTGTTTCTCGCCTCGGACAAAGCAGGGTACATCAGTGGCGAGAACATCACGATTGATGGCGGCGTGATTCACAGTGTCTTGATGCAATTACCGCGCAGTTGA
- a CDS encoding FAD-binding oxidoreductase has product MRELIEKLSATLDAATLCVGADISDKYHADWSGADPCAPPVLLKPKTTADLSGIMALCFAHDQPVVIQGGLTGLAGGATPLSGELAISLERMQGIESIDPSGMTMTALAGTPLQVLQQAADDHELSLPLDLGARGSCQIGGNVSTNAGGTEVIRYGMTRALVLGLEAVLADGTVVNALNTLVKNNSGYDLKHLFIGSEGTLGIITRVVLQLQPKARSTHTALCAVEDYGSIVELLVELKRSLGSGLTGFELMWSSYFDKVLEVLPKLSSPLGDSSPFYLLVEYLDNDQALGADRFASVLSRQLECGLLKDAVIAKSHQDAERFWEIRDGISELFRVLGPVSNQDVSLPIADIGVFATDLDQQLKAKYPDIEVLLFGHIGDNNMHVCAYTGREEDKTKISHDIMHLIGDYSGAITAEHGVGVLKRDYLSLSRSAPEIALMKTLKAAIDPKGLLNRGRIFD; this is encoded by the coding sequence ATGCGTGAACTCATTGAAAAGCTCTCGGCGACTCTGGATGCCGCCACGCTATGTGTGGGTGCCGATATCAGTGATAAATATCACGCGGATTGGAGTGGAGCCGATCCCTGTGCTCCGCCGGTTTTATTGAAACCCAAAACAACCGCGGACCTGTCCGGCATCATGGCCCTATGTTTCGCGCATGATCAGCCTGTCGTGATCCAGGGCGGACTTACCGGGCTTGCTGGCGGCGCGACACCACTTTCTGGAGAATTGGCGATTTCGCTGGAACGAATGCAGGGGATTGAATCCATCGATCCTTCCGGGATGACGATGACGGCTCTTGCGGGGACCCCGTTGCAGGTGCTGCAGCAAGCAGCGGACGATCATGAGCTGTCCTTGCCTCTGGATTTGGGAGCGCGTGGAAGCTGCCAGATCGGCGGCAATGTTTCGACCAATGCCGGGGGGACGGAAGTCATACGCTATGGAATGACTCGGGCGCTCGTTTTGGGGCTGGAGGCCGTTCTCGCGGACGGAACGGTGGTCAATGCCCTGAACACTCTGGTCAAAAACAATTCGGGCTATGATCTCAAGCACCTCTTTATCGGATCGGAAGGAACCCTCGGGATCATCACGCGGGTGGTTCTGCAATTGCAGCCCAAGGCGCGCAGCACGCATACCGCGCTCTGTGCGGTGGAGGACTATGGGTCCATTGTCGAGTTGTTGGTCGAGCTGAAACGCAGCCTCGGATCGGGACTCACCGGGTTCGAGCTGATGTGGTCGAGCTATTTTGACAAGGTCCTCGAGGTGCTCCCCAAACTGTCCAGCCCGCTGGGTGATTCGTCGCCTTTCTATCTGCTGGTGGAATATCTCGACAACGATCAGGCGTTGGGCGCGGATCGCTTTGCCTCGGTTTTGTCGCGACAACTCGAGTGTGGCCTTCTCAAGGACGCCGTGATCGCCAAATCGCATCAGGATGCGGAGCGGTTTTGGGAGATACGCGATGGGATCAGTGAACTATTTCGAGTTCTCGGTCCAGTATCCAACCAGGATGTCAGTCTGCCGATTGCGGATATCGGAGTCTTTGCCACTGACCTCGATCAGCAATTGAAGGCGAAATACCCGGATATCGAAGTGCTGCTATTTGGTCATATCGGGGACAATAATATGCATGTCTGCGCCTATACCGGGCGGGAAGAGGACAAGACGAAGATCAGCCACGATATCATGCACCTGATCGGCGATTACTCCGGCGCCATTACCGCCGAGCATGGCGTCGGTGTCCTCAAGCGCGACTATCTCTCCCTCAGCCGAAGCGCCCCGGAAATCGCTCTGATGAAGACCCTGAAAGCCGCCATCGATCCCAAGGGGCTTCTCAACCGGGGACGGATCTTCGACTGA
- a CDS encoding Dabb family protein codes for MPLQHIVWLKKKDHCSDPDLENLLQELLALVDVIPEIESISCGANITDRANGFTHGIIVTLTGPDALQGYLSHPAHKVVGGKLAQNADLMALDYES; via the coding sequence ATGCCCCTTCAACATATCGTCTGGCTAAAGAAAAAAGATCATTGCAGCGATCCCGATCTCGAGAACCTGCTCCAAGAACTCCTCGCTTTGGTGGATGTGATTCCCGAGATCGAGAGCATCAGTTGCGGGGCGAATATCACCGATCGGGCCAATGGCTTTACGCATGGGATCATTGTCACGCTCACCGGCCCCGACGCATTACAGGGTTACCTCAGCCACCCGGCGCATAAGGTCGTGGGTGGCAAGTTGGCCCAAAATGCGGACCTGATGGCGCTGGATTACGAGTCCTGA
- a CDS encoding bile acid:sodium symporter: protein MDWYTQAEYPLAFSQLFLAMLGMGATLHPRDLSAVFLAPRGLLAGMGAQLLVMPVLGASVAAWAGFSPGQTIGLILVAAVPGGTLSNVVCYLTGANYALSIALTALSTIGCLVTTPLILQLFAADLLPSAFAMPVAGILFDIGLGLLLPLALGMLVRTRLTPPADQRFTKVCIRLSLVLVFLMVVGSSGSGRIDGASLAFLPPWLVLFSTLGLGISLAVAWLARLARPERMAIGIETTLRNTNLALLLKASLFPAAAGGVDPFSDAVLAVVVLAGGLQATPLFPAVLGFRRGWL from the coding sequence ATGGATTGGTACACGCAGGCCGAGTACCCGTTGGCATTTTCGCAGCTGTTTCTGGCGATGTTGGGAATGGGGGCGACCCTTCATCCTCGCGATCTCTCCGCGGTCTTTCTGGCACCTCGAGGTTTGCTTGCGGGGATGGGTGCCCAGTTGCTGGTGATGCCGGTTTTGGGCGCCTCGGTTGCTGCATGGGCCGGGTTTTCTCCGGGGCAGACGATCGGTCTGATTCTGGTCGCCGCTGTCCCGGGCGGCACCTTGTCCAACGTGGTCTGTTATTTGACCGGCGCGAATTACGCGCTCTCCATCGCGCTGACGGCACTCTCGACGATTGGTTGTCTGGTGACCACGCCTCTGATTTTGCAGCTCTTTGCCGCGGACCTGCTTCCCTCGGCATTTGCGATGCCGGTGGCCGGGATTCTATTTGATATCGGCCTCGGCCTCCTTTTGCCCCTGGCTCTCGGGATGCTGGTGCGGACGCGTCTGACGCCACCGGCGGATCAGCGTTTTACGAAGGTCTGCATCCGCCTGAGTCTGGTACTGGTTTTTTTGATGGTGGTCGGCTCCAGCGGGAGCGGACGTATTGATGGCGCCTCACTTGCGTTCCTTCCTCCATGGCTGGTGCTCTTCTCGACCCTCGGGTTGGGGATCAGCCTTGCGGTCGCCTGGTTGGCCCGGCTGGCTCGGCCCGAGCGTATGGCTATCGGAATTGAAACGACTTTGCGCAATACCAATCTGGCGTTGCTTCTCAAGGCGTCGCTATTTCCTGCGGCGGCCGGCGGTGTCGACCCGTTCTCGGACGCGGTGCTCGCGGTGGTGGTACTCGCCGGTGGTTTGCAGGCAACTCCCTTGTTTCCAGCGGTTCTCGGCTTTCGCCGGGGCTGGCTTTGA
- a CDS encoding nitroreductase family protein, whose product MHIQEAIHSRRTAHLWQDSPVPEDVILKGLEAAQMAPCHRMTWPWRFTLPGPTARESLFELGVELKAAKTGTEISEALRERMAGKMLHPALVVVSQIVSEDAMQSQEDYAACASAIQNLTLSVFADGYHSKWSTGAVIRDARTYDALGISPKEETIIGFVWVGVPVRTGPAPERPELSLQVRRVP is encoded by the coding sequence ATGCACATTCAGGAAGCCATTCATTCTCGCAGGACAGCTCATTTGTGGCAGGATTCACCTGTCCCGGAGGACGTGATTCTGAAGGGGTTGGAAGCTGCGCAGATGGCCCCTTGCCATCGGATGACCTGGCCCTGGAGGTTTACCTTGCCCGGTCCCACAGCTCGCGAGTCGCTTTTTGAACTGGGAGTCGAGCTCAAGGCCGCGAAGACCGGAACCGAGATCAGCGAGGCCCTGCGCGAGCGCATGGCCGGAAAAATGCTTCATCCGGCGCTGGTGGTCGTGAGCCAGATTGTTTCGGAGGATGCGATGCAATCGCAGGAGGATTACGCGGCCTGCGCTTCGGCGATCCAGAATCTGACGCTATCGGTCTTTGCGGACGGCTATCACAGCAAATGGTCGACAGGGGCTGTGATCCGGGATGCGCGGACCTACGACGCCCTTGGCATATCCCCCAAAGAGGAAACCATCATCGGCTTTGTATGGGTGGGTGTGCCGGTGCGGACCGGGCCAGCCCCGGAGCGCCCCGAGCTTTCCCTGCAAGTCCGACGCGTGCCATAA
- a CDS encoding DUF389 domain-containing protein, whose translation MAEGSIGVLLGSDLDLKLQLRWAIQLAQSRRKDLLVYQQVARQDGDPVERNLTEEADGEGADSIREIIDLIASSESLCAGDRENDTDQEDTANPDPAAAHIVHLRLKQLPLKSLTSFRQLLLADVKKEKLSLVTAARQELNTTDPDFIKERRIFLRFAPCEVVFCFGLEEDNPFSRILVGTSTGPHGVSALRLGKDLAADTPQPLTAVRVNPGIGPDSEQVGERRLDALLKKALGKDQKDVDRRVVVDDQAARGIRQAWESGSFDLVILGASRLGLFGSHIGGGVGARLSRGETRPTVAIVSSGSPIRNRFLGITEGFVERMVPQIDRENRVSLVDRIQSSSQWDFDFFALMFLSTFMAAIGLIQDSAAIVIGAMLVAPLMTPLLGLGLALVQGNPVLSRISLRSIGFGVVVSLIVGVLVGLATPGFQEPTREMLGRGGPGLLDLFVAFAAGLAAAYASSRPGLVAALPGVAIAAALVPPIATSGLALSLGNFELALNSLLLFAINMFTIVLASMASLWAVGLRNIKKASRWRLLLVNILMLSVLVLGAFLSIKPDSRATPNQLPTELIPALRETLGSDYQLESIAVAYDEIGIQLNVRVTGTQLAPAGLAAAIRSTARSYVGTPVRVRLVTQLLTVQPPAKAEVPPNPDVPRNEAP comes from the coding sequence ATGGCAGAGGGTTCGATTGGAGTACTGCTGGGTTCGGATCTCGACCTGAAGCTGCAACTGCGGTGGGCGATACAGCTGGCCCAATCTCGCCGGAAGGACCTTCTGGTCTACCAGCAGGTGGCCCGGCAGGACGGCGATCCCGTCGAGCGCAACCTGACAGAGGAAGCCGACGGCGAAGGCGCGGATTCCATTCGAGAGATTATCGATCTCATCGCCTCGTCAGAGTCCCTTTGCGCGGGCGATCGCGAAAACGATACGGACCAGGAAGACACCGCCAACCCCGACCCGGCGGCCGCGCACATCGTTCATCTCCGCCTCAAGCAACTCCCGCTCAAAAGCCTCACATCGTTTCGACAACTGCTGCTGGCGGATGTCAAAAAGGAAAAACTTTCGCTGGTCACGGCAGCACGCCAGGAACTGAACACCACCGACCCGGACTTCATCAAGGAGCGCCGGATTTTCCTGCGGTTCGCCCCATGCGAGGTGGTTTTCTGCTTCGGACTCGAAGAGGATAATCCGTTTTCCAGAATACTGGTTGGCACATCGACCGGCCCCCACGGCGTCTCTGCCTTGCGACTGGGAAAGGATCTCGCGGCGGACACCCCCCAACCCCTGACCGCTGTGCGGGTGAACCCCGGGATTGGCCCCGACTCCGAGCAGGTCGGCGAGCGACGACTCGACGCCCTCCTGAAAAAAGCGCTTGGCAAGGACCAGAAGGACGTCGACCGCCGGGTCGTCGTCGACGACCAGGCGGCACGGGGCATTCGTCAGGCATGGGAAAGTGGTTCCTTCGATCTGGTCATTCTGGGCGCATCGCGCCTCGGCCTTTTCGGCAGCCATATCGGAGGCGGGGTCGGCGCGCGCCTCTCTCGCGGGGAGACGCGCCCCACAGTCGCGATTGTCAGCTCCGGCTCACCGATTCGGAATCGTTTCCTCGGGATCACCGAAGGCTTTGTGGAGCGCATGGTCCCTCAAATCGACCGCGAAAATCGCGTCTCTCTGGTCGACCGGATCCAATCCTCTTCGCAATGGGATTTCGATTTTTTTGCCTTGATGTTCCTCTCGACGTTCATGGCGGCGATCGGACTGATTCAGGACTCCGCCGCGATTGTGATCGGCGCCATGCTGGTCGCGCCATTGATGACTCCGCTTCTCGGCCTGGGATTGGCATTGGTTCAGGGCAACCCGGTATTATCGCGCATTTCCCTGCGCTCGATCGGTTTTGGCGTCGTTGTCTCCTTGATCGTCGGCGTGCTTGTCGGCTTGGCCACGCCGGGATTCCAGGAACCAACGCGAGAGATGCTGGGGCGCGGCGGACCCGGGTTGCTGGATCTCTTTGTGGCGTTTGCCGCAGGCCTGGCGGCCGCCTACGCTTCTTCCCGGCCTGGCCTTGTCGCCGCGCTTCCGGGCGTCGCGATCGCGGCAGCTCTGGTGCCCCCCATTGCCACTTCCGGACTCGCTCTGTCGCTGGGCAATTTCGAGCTCGCTCTCAACTCCCTGCTGCTCTTCGCAATCAATATGTTCACCATCGTGCTGGCCTCCATGGCCAGCCTCTGGGCCGTCGGGCTGCGAAACATCAAGAAGGCCTCTCGCTGGCGGCTGCTGCTTGTCAATATTCTGATGCTCTCGGTTCTGGTCCTCGGAGCCTTTCTGAGCATCAAGCCCGATTCACGGGCGACCCCGAATCAACTTCCAACGGAACTGATCCCTGCCCTCCGAGAAACCCTGGGTTCCGACTACCAATTAGAGAGCATCGCCGTGGCCTACGACGAGATCGGCATTCAGCTCAACGTTCGCGTGACGGGCACCCAATTAGCACCCGCTGGACTCGCCGCGGCAATTCGCTCGACGGCTCGCAGCTATGTCGGAACACCCGTCCGGGTTCGACTCGTGACCCAACTGCTTACGGTACAGCCCCCTGCAAAAGCGGAAGTGCCACCAAACCCGGATGTCCCGCGCAACGAGGCGCCTTGA